A window of the Nyctibius grandis isolate bNycGra1 chromosome 9, bNycGra1.pri, whole genome shotgun sequence genome harbors these coding sequences:
- the HSPBAP1 gene encoding HSPB1-associated protein 1 isoform X1 — MAGAESRCPPAPGEDVKPFTPEKTKEIVMSLQQPAVFCNMVNDWPALEWNAKYLSTVLDGKPIQFRLGLKTVDLVPQFETRCSYVKATLEEFLAWSCGQPSCLSGPFSCYENSKYWAYADYKYIARIFENKPEIFQDVRWSDFGFPGRSGKESTLWIGSEGANTPCHLDSYGCNLVLQVQGRKRWHLFPPGDTSFLYPTRIPYEESSIFSKVNVANPDLKRFPKFRNTTAHVVTLSPGQVLLVPRHWWHYVESIDPITVSINSWIELDADHEARVEEAITRMLVCAIKSAENPSDGDLWLNPTEVEATSHEINLQYLNKAVSAYFKCQKGSVSEQARPSSTGAEQMMSASCKRKKREAGCEPEGCRLLTHEFGLSTFKAEKLQKIPFGPHLIQVLPQSQETSSMGAVAAERDSGDLLHENKGGHFGELHHTRKRLVMSTDCEMPAHQMDSDGSPNASQTALSTNDLLDCLVNPHVISLVARLLLERTRV; from the exons GTGAGGATGTCAAACCATTTACTCCTGAGAAAACCAAGGAAATCGTGATGTCTCTACAGCAACCTGCAGTCTTCTGTAACATGGTTAACGACTGGCCAGCCCTGGAGTGGAATGCGAAATACCTTTCTACAGTGTTGGATGGAAAGCCAATCCAGTTTAGGCTCGGTCTGAAGACGGTGGATTTAG TTCCCCAGTTTGAAACCAGGTGTAGCTACGTGAAGGCTACACTTGAAGAGTTTTTGGCTTGGAGTTGTGGACAGCCTTCTTGTCTCTCTGGACCATTCAGTTGTTATGAGAACTCCAAATATTGGGCTTACGCTGACTACAAATACATTGCCAGGATATTTGAAAACAAGCCAGAAATTTTCCAG GATGTAAGGTGGTCTGACTTTGGTTTTCCTGGAAGAAGTGGAAAAGAGAGCACGCTGTGGATTGGTTCTGAAGGAGCAAACACCCCCTGCCATTTGGACTCCTATGGCTGCAACTTAGTGTTGCAAGTACAAGGAAG GAAGAGATGGCACCTCTTCCCACCTGGTGACACCAGTTTCCTTTATCCCACCAGGATCCCTTATGAGGAATCCAGCATATTCAGCAAAGTCAACGTTGCCAACCCTGATCTGAAACGCTTTCCCAAGTTTAGGAACACAACAGCCCATGTGGTTACACTCAGTCCAGGACAG GTCCTGCTCGTTCCAAGGCACTGGTGGCACTATGTGGAATCCATTGATCCCATCACTGTCAGCATAAACTCCTGGATTGAACTG GATGCAGATCATGAAGCCCGTGTAGAAGAAGCAATAACTCGAATGCTAGTATGTGCCataaaatcagcagaaaatcCCAGTGATGGAGATCTCTGGCTAAATCCCACCGAG GTTGAGGCAACATCCCATGAAATCAATCTTCAGTACCTGAATAAAGCAGTGTCTGCATATTTCAAATGTCAAAAGGGAAGTGTGTCAGAGCAGGCACGTCCCAGCAGCACTGGTGCAGAGCAAATGATGAGTGCCTCAtgcaagaggaagaagagggaagctGGCTGTGAACCAGAGGGCTGCAGATTACTAACCCATGAATTTGGCTTGTCaacatttaaagcagaaaagttacagaaaatacCTTTTGGGCCTCATCTTATTCAAGTTTTACCACAGTCTCAAGAAACAAGCTCGATGGGTGCGGTTGCAGCTGAACGTGACAGTGGAGATCTTCTCCATGAAAATAAAGGAGGACATTTTGGAGAATTACACCACACCAGGAAGCGCTTAGTAATGAGTACTGACTGTGAAATGCCTGCGCACCAAATGGATTCAGACGGCAGTCCAAATGCCTCACAAACAGCCCTTTCTACCAATGATTTGCTAGACTGTTTGGTTAATCCACATGTCATCAGTTTAGTGGCGCGGCTACTGTTGGAAAGAACAAGAGTTTAG
- the HSPBAP1 gene encoding HSPB1-associated protein 1 isoform X2 — MAGAESRCPPAPGEDVKPFTPEKTKEIVMSLQQPAVFCNMVNDWPALEWNAKYLSTVLDGKPIQFRLGLKTVDLVPQFETRCSYVKATLEEFLAWSCGQPSCLSGPFSCYENSKYWAYADYKYIARIFENKPEIFQDVRWSDFGFPGRSGKESTLWIGSEGANTPCHLDSYGCNLVLQVQGRIPYEESSIFSKVNVANPDLKRFPKFRNTTAHVVTLSPGQVLLVPRHWWHYVESIDPITVSINSWIELDADHEARVEEAITRMLVCAIKSAENPSDGDLWLNPTEVEATSHEINLQYLNKAVSAYFKCQKGSVSEQARPSSTGAEQMMSASCKRKKREAGCEPEGCRLLTHEFGLSTFKAEKLQKIPFGPHLIQVLPQSQETSSMGAVAAERDSGDLLHENKGGHFGELHHTRKRLVMSTDCEMPAHQMDSDGSPNASQTALSTNDLLDCLVNPHVISLVARLLLERTRV; from the exons GTGAGGATGTCAAACCATTTACTCCTGAGAAAACCAAGGAAATCGTGATGTCTCTACAGCAACCTGCAGTCTTCTGTAACATGGTTAACGACTGGCCAGCCCTGGAGTGGAATGCGAAATACCTTTCTACAGTGTTGGATGGAAAGCCAATCCAGTTTAGGCTCGGTCTGAAGACGGTGGATTTAG TTCCCCAGTTTGAAACCAGGTGTAGCTACGTGAAGGCTACACTTGAAGAGTTTTTGGCTTGGAGTTGTGGACAGCCTTCTTGTCTCTCTGGACCATTCAGTTGTTATGAGAACTCCAAATATTGGGCTTACGCTGACTACAAATACATTGCCAGGATATTTGAAAACAAGCCAGAAATTTTCCAG GATGTAAGGTGGTCTGACTTTGGTTTTCCTGGAAGAAGTGGAAAAGAGAGCACGCTGTGGATTGGTTCTGAAGGAGCAAACACCCCCTGCCATTTGGACTCCTATGGCTGCAACTTAGTGTTGCAAGTACAAGGAAG GATCCCTTATGAGGAATCCAGCATATTCAGCAAAGTCAACGTTGCCAACCCTGATCTGAAACGCTTTCCCAAGTTTAGGAACACAACAGCCCATGTGGTTACACTCAGTCCAGGACAG GTCCTGCTCGTTCCAAGGCACTGGTGGCACTATGTGGAATCCATTGATCCCATCACTGTCAGCATAAACTCCTGGATTGAACTG GATGCAGATCATGAAGCCCGTGTAGAAGAAGCAATAACTCGAATGCTAGTATGTGCCataaaatcagcagaaaatcCCAGTGATGGAGATCTCTGGCTAAATCCCACCGAG GTTGAGGCAACATCCCATGAAATCAATCTTCAGTACCTGAATAAAGCAGTGTCTGCATATTTCAAATGTCAAAAGGGAAGTGTGTCAGAGCAGGCACGTCCCAGCAGCACTGGTGCAGAGCAAATGATGAGTGCCTCAtgcaagaggaagaagagggaagctGGCTGTGAACCAGAGGGCTGCAGATTACTAACCCATGAATTTGGCTTGTCaacatttaaagcagaaaagttacagaaaatacCTTTTGGGCCTCATCTTATTCAAGTTTTACCACAGTCTCAAGAAACAAGCTCGATGGGTGCGGTTGCAGCTGAACGTGACAGTGGAGATCTTCTCCATGAAAATAAAGGAGGACATTTTGGAGAATTACACCACACCAGGAAGCGCTTAGTAATGAGTACTGACTGTGAAATGCCTGCGCACCAAATGGATTCAGACGGCAGTCCAAATGCCTCACAAACAGCCCTTTCTACCAATGATTTGCTAGACTGTTTGGTTAATCCACATGTCATCAGTTTAGTGGCGCGGCTACTGTTGGAAAGAACAAGAGTTTAG